In the genome of Cryptomeria japonica chromosome 8, Sugi_1.0, whole genome shotgun sequence, one region contains:
- the LOC131043760 gene encoding thylakoid lumenal 15.0 kDa protein 2, chloroplastic isoform X4 produces MDWRLNESVEIQYWSELILSGLGKATAKEGVNKPEMLPKEFTPLIDVAGYLSPSQESRMIEAIYNLEKDTGFKLRVLAQNYPETPGLAVRDFWQVDDNTIVFVADPTFGNILNFNVGASVDLDIPRSFWSRLAGKYGNIFYWRENGEDASIEAAVSAINSCLREPLGPNACSEIK; encoded by the exons TTAATTCTGTCAGGGCTTGGAAAGGCAACTGCGAAGGAAGGAGTGAACAAACCTGAGATGCTTCCTAAGGAATTTACGCCACTTATTGATGTGGCTGGATATTTGTCGCCAAGTCAG GAAAGTAGGATGATAGAGGCAATCTATAATCTTGAAAAGGATACAGGCTTCAAGCTTAGAGTTCTGGCTCAAAATTATCCTGAAACCCCAG GATTAGCTGTCAGAGACTTTTGGCAGGTTGATGATAACACAATAGTATTTGTTGCAGATCCTACATTTG GCAACATATTGAATTTTAATGTTGGGGCATCAGTTGATTTGGACATTCCTCGCAGCTTTTGGAGCCGGTTGGCTGGAAAATATGGGAACATTTTTTATTGGAGAGAAAAT GGAGAGGATGCATCCATAGAAGCTGCAGTTTCAGCAATCAACAGTTGCTTGAGGGAACCTCTAGGTCCAAATGCCTGCTCTGAGATCAAGTAA